Proteins encoded within one genomic window of Cryptosporangium aurantiacum:
- a CDS encoding response regulator transcription factor: MRVLVVEDEVRLAAALRRGLQAEGFVVDIAHDGQDGLERTRQNEYDAVVLDVMLPKLSGYRVVQALRAERNWVPVLMLSAKDGEYDQADGLDAGADDYLTKPFSYVVLVARLRALLRRGAPERPVALTAGDLVLDPASKRVTRGGAEITLTAREFALLEYLMRHAGEVVSKVELLEHVWDLYDTGEANVVEVYVGYLRRKIDQPFGKRAVTTVRGAGYRLEPDGG; this comes from the coding sequence GTGCGGGTACTGGTCGTCGAGGATGAGGTGCGGCTCGCCGCGGCACTGCGGCGCGGACTGCAGGCCGAGGGGTTTGTCGTCGACATCGCGCACGACGGCCAGGACGGCCTGGAGCGGACGCGGCAGAACGAGTACGACGCGGTCGTGCTGGACGTCATGCTGCCCAAGCTCTCGGGTTACCGGGTCGTCCAGGCGCTACGGGCGGAGCGCAACTGGGTGCCTGTGCTGATGCTCTCGGCCAAGGACGGCGAGTACGACCAGGCAGACGGGCTGGACGCGGGCGCCGACGACTACCTCACGAAGCCGTTCTCGTACGTGGTGCTGGTGGCCCGGCTGCGGGCGCTCCTGCGGCGGGGAGCACCGGAGCGGCCGGTGGCGCTGACCGCGGGGGACCTCGTGCTCGACCCGGCGTCGAAGCGGGTGACCCGCGGCGGCGCCGAGATCACGCTGACCGCTCGTGAGTTCGCGCTGCTCGAGTACCTGATGCGCCACGCCGGTGAGGTGGTCAGCAAGGTCGAGCTGCTGGAACACGTCTGGGACCTCTACGACACCGGCGAGGCCAACGTCGTCGAGGTGTACGTCGGTTACCTGCGGCGCAAGATCGATCAGCCGTTCGGCAAGCGGGCCGTGACGACGGTTCGTGGGGCGGGGTATCGGCTCGAACCGGACGGCGGATGA
- a CDS encoding sensor histidine kinase: MRSGLSVRSVLRLPGQAWRRARLRTRLVALAAAALVVALALSLVVLVIVLRVTLERALDTAALQTARDVAAQEDAGGLPELIPAGGTTVVQVIGADGRVLAATGGADRLVSALPADELAEVKRDGQRYEPGHLFGVDGTVRVAAVSAGTPADPKTVLVAVPAAEVHESIKVVRVVVLGGYAALLVFLVVLAWRMVGAALHPVEALRRGAETITAGRTGSGDAARLPVPRAQDEIYRLAITLNSMLARLDAARARQRAFVADAAHELRSPLASLRTQIEVAEVTSVPADTADLLADVERLTRLVDDLLLLARMDDGPVQRRPAEPVELTVVADAVTGRATGARVPVVRADRPGAASAVVEGDEDALTRVVTNLVENAVRYADTGVEVRVASDGQQARLDVVDDGPGIPAADRERVFARFTRTGDARDRDSGGAGLGLAIAREIVRRHAGSIVLSDVEPHGLVASVRLPLSQPPETD, translated from the coding sequence ATGAGGTCAGGGCTGAGCGTTCGCTCTGTGCTGCGGTTGCCGGGGCAGGCGTGGCGGCGGGCCCGGCTGCGGACCAGGCTCGTCGCGCTGGCGGCTGCCGCGCTGGTCGTCGCGCTGGCGCTGAGCCTGGTCGTGCTGGTGATCGTGCTGCGGGTGACGCTCGAACGCGCGCTGGACACCGCGGCACTGCAGACCGCGCGTGACGTCGCCGCGCAGGAGGACGCCGGTGGGTTGCCGGAGCTGATCCCGGCGGGCGGCACCACGGTCGTCCAGGTGATCGGCGCGGACGGCCGGGTCCTCGCCGCGACCGGTGGCGCCGACCGGCTCGTTTCGGCGCTGCCGGCGGACGAGTTGGCCGAGGTGAAGCGGGACGGCCAACGGTACGAACCCGGCCACCTGTTCGGGGTGGACGGGACGGTCCGGGTGGCCGCGGTGTCGGCCGGTACCCCCGCTGATCCGAAGACCGTGCTGGTGGCGGTGCCTGCTGCCGAGGTGCACGAGTCGATCAAGGTCGTGCGGGTCGTGGTGCTGGGCGGTTATGCGGCGCTGCTGGTCTTCCTGGTGGTGCTGGCCTGGCGGATGGTCGGGGCGGCGCTGCACCCGGTGGAGGCGCTGCGCCGCGGTGCGGAGACGATCACGGCCGGCCGGACCGGGTCGGGGGACGCCGCTCGGCTCCCGGTGCCCCGCGCGCAGGACGAGATCTACCGCCTCGCGATCACGCTGAACAGCATGCTGGCCCGTCTGGACGCCGCCCGGGCGCGCCAGCGCGCGTTCGTCGCGGACGCCGCCCACGAGCTGCGCAGCCCGCTGGCCAGCCTTCGGACGCAGATCGAGGTGGCTGAGGTGACGTCGGTTCCGGCGGACACCGCTGACCTGCTCGCCGACGTCGAACGGCTGACGCGTCTCGTCGACGATCTGCTGCTGCTGGCGCGCATGGACGACGGTCCGGTGCAGCGTCGCCCGGCCGAGCCGGTGGAGCTGACGGTCGTCGCGGACGCGGTGACCGGCCGGGCAACGGGGGCGCGCGTGCCGGTGGTGCGGGCCGACCGGCCGGGTGCGGCGTCCGCGGTCGTCGAGGGTGATGAGGACGCGTTGACGAGGGTCGTGACGAACCTGGTCGAGAACGCGGTGCGGTACGCCGACACGGGCGTGGAGGTGCGGGTGGCGTCCGACGGGCAGCAGGCCCGGCTGGACGTGGTGGACGACGGTCCGGGGATTCCGGCGGCGGATCGGGAACGGGTGTTCGCGCGCTTCACCCGGACCGGCGACGCGCGGGATCGGGACAGCGGCGGCGCGGGGTTGGGGCTCGCGATCGCCCGCGAGATCGTGCGCCGCCACGCCGGGTCCATCGTCCTGAGCGACGTGGAGCCGCACGGGCTGGTGGCGAGCGTCCGCCTGCCGCTCTCGCAGCCGCCGGAGACAGATTGA